In a single window of the Rattus norvegicus strain BN/NHsdMcwi chromosome 6, GRCr8, whole genome shotgun sequence genome:
- the Ppm1g gene encoding protein phosphatase 1G produces the protein MGAYLSQPNTVKCSGDGVGAPRLPLPYGFSAMQGWRVSMEDAHNCIPELDNETAMFSVYDGHGGEEVALYCAKYLPDIIKDQKAYKEGKLQKALQDAFLAIDAKLTTDEVIKELAQIAGRPTEDEDDKEKVADEDDVDNEEAALLHEEATMTIEELLTRYGQNCQKGPPHTKSGTGIGDEPEPQGLNGEAGPEDPSRETPSQENGPTAKGHTGPSSNSDHGTEAGQIGEPGTATGEAGPSCSSASDKLPRVAKSKFFEDSEDESDEVEEEEDDSEECSEDEDGYSSEEAENEEDEDDTEEAEEDDDEEMMVPGMEGKEEPGSDSGTTAVVALIRGKQLIVANAGDSRCVVSEAGKALDMSYDHKPEDEVELARIKNAGGKVTMDGRVNGGLNLSRAIGDHFYKRNKNLPPQEQMISALPDIKVLTLTDDHEFMVIACDGIWNVMSSQEVVDFIQSKISQRDENGELRLLSSIVEELLDQCLAPDTSGDGTGCDNMTCIIICFKPRNTVELQPESGKRKLEEALSTEGAEENGNSDKKKAKRD, from the exons ATGGGTGCCTACCTCTCTCAGCCCAACACGGTGAAGTGCTCCGGGGACGGGGTTGGCGCCCCGCGGCTCCCGCTGCCCTACGGCTTCTCCGCCATGCAAGGCTGGCGCGTCTCCATGGAG GATGCTCACAACTGTATTCCTGAGCTGGACAATGAGACAGCTATGTTTTCTGTCTACGACGGACATGGAG GGGAAGAGGTCGCCTTGTACTGTGCCAAATATCTTCCTGATATTATCAAAGATCAGAAGGCCTACAAGGAAGGCAAGCTTCAGAAG GCTTTACAAGATGCCTTCTTGGCTATCGATGCCAAGCTGACTACAGATGAAGTCATTAAGGAACTGGCGCAGATTGCAGGGAGACCCACTGAAGATGAGGATGATAAAGAAAAAGTAGCAGATGAGGATGATG TGGACAATGAGGAGGCTGCATTGCTGCATGAGGAGGCTACCATGACTATTGAAGAGTTGCTGACACGATATGGGCAGAACTGTCAGAAGGGCCCTCCCCACACCAAATCTGGAACTGGGATAGGTGATGAACCAGAGCCCCAGGGCCTCAATGGTGAGGCtggacctgaggacccatctaggGAAACTCCTTCCCAGGAAAATGGCCCCACAGCCAAAGGCCACACAGGCCCTTCCTCCAACTCAGACCATGGGACTGAGGCAGGCCAAATTGGTGAGCCCGGTACTGCTACTGGTGAGGCTGGACCTTCCTGCTCTTCAGCCTCTGACAAGCTGCCTCGAGTTGCTAAGTCCAAGTTCTTTGAGGACAGTGAGGATGAATCAgatgaggtggaggaggaagaggatgacagTGAG GAATGTAGTGAGGACGAGGACGGCTACAGCAGTGAGGAGGCAGAGaacgaggaggacgaggatgaCACGGAGGAGGCTGAAGAGGATGACGATGAAGAGATGATGGTCCCTGGAATGGAAGGCAAAGAGgag CCTGGCTCTGACAGTGGCACAACAGCAGTGGTGGCTCTCATACGAGGGAAGCAGTTGATTGTGGCCAATGCAGGAGACTCTCGCTGTGTGGTGTCTGAGGCTGGCAAAGCTTTAGATATGTCCTATGACCACAAACCAGAGGATGAAGTGGAGCTGGCACGGATCAAGAATGCTGGTGGCAAGGTCACCATGGATGGACGAGTCAATGGAGGTCTCAACCTCTCCAGGGCCATTG GAGACCACTTctacaagagaaacaaaaacttGCCCCCCCAGGAACAGATGATTTCTGCCCTTCCTGACATCAAGGTGCTGACTCTCACTGATGACCATGAATTCATGGTCATTGCTTGTGACGGCATCTG GAATGTGATGAGCAGCCAGGAAGTTGTAGACTTTATTCAATCAAAGATCAGCCAACGTGATGAAAATGGGGAGCTTCGGTTATTGTCATCCATTGTGGAAGAG CTGCTGGATCAGTGTCTGGCCCCAGACACTTCTGGGGATGGTACAGGGTGTGACAACATGACGTGCATCATCATTTGCTTCAAGCCCCGAAACACAGTAGAGCTTCAGCCAGAGAGTGGCAAGAGGAAACTGGAGGAGGCACTCTCCACGGAGGGGGCTGAAGAGAATGGCAACAGTGACAAGAAGAAGGCCAAGCGGGACTAG
- the Zfp513 gene encoding zinc finger protein 513: MPRRKQSHPQPVKCEGVKVDTEDSFDEGPGALVLESDLLLGQDLEFEEEEEEEEGDGHNDQLMGFERDSEGDSQGARPGLPYGLSDDESGGGRALSAESEVEEPARGPGEARGERPGPACQLCGGPTGEGPCCGAGGPGGGPPLPPRLLYSCRLCAFVSHYSSHLKRHMQTHSGEKPFRCGRCPYASAQLVNLTRHTRTHTGEKPYRCPHCPFACSSLGNLRRHQRTHTGPPTPPCPTCGFRCCAPRPTRPPSPTEQEGTMPRRSEDALILPDLSLHVPPGGTSFLPDCGQLRGEGEGLCGTGSEPLPELLFPWTCRGCGQELEEGEGSRLGTAMCGRCMRGESGGGGSGGPQGPSDKGFACSLCPFATHYPNHLARHMKTHSGEKPFRCARCPYASAHLDNLKRHQRVHTGEKPYKCPLCPYACGNLANLKRHGRIHSGDKPFRCSLCNYSCNQSMNLKRHMLRHTGEKPFRCATCAYTTGHWDNYKRHQKVHGHGGAGGPGLSAPEGWAPPHSPPSVLSTRGSAALGATGSRALHTDSP, from the exons ATGCCCCGAAGGAAGCAAAGCCATCCACAGCCCGTGAAATGCGAGGGGGTCaaag TGGATACTGAAGATTCCTTCGACGAAGGACCTGGGGCTCTGGTGTTGGAGAGTGATTTGCTACTAGGCCAAGATCTGGAGTtcgaagaggaagaggaagaggaggaaggtgacGGCCACAACGACCAGCTCATGGGCTTTGAGAGAGACTCTGAAG GAGACTCTCAGGGAGCCAGACCTGGACTTCCCTATGGGCTGAGTGACGATGAGTCTGGGGGCGGCCGGGCACTAAGTGCGGAAAGTGAAGTTGAGGAGCCAGCGAGGGGTCCAGGGGAGGCCAGGGGTGAGAGGCCAGGCCCAGCCTGTCAGCTGTGTGGGGGGCCGACAGGTGAGGGGCCGTGTTGTGGGGCAGGAGGGCCGGGTGGGGGGCCCCCGCTGCCCCCACGGCTACTGTACTCATGCCGCCTCTGCGCCTTCGTGTCCCACTACTCGAGCCACCTGAAGcggcacatgcagacacacagcgGGGAGAAGCCGTTCCGCTGTGGCCGCTGCCCCTACGCCTCAGCCCAGCTCGTCAACCTGACGCGACATACCCGCACCCATACTGGCGAGAAGCCCTACCGCTGTCCCCACTGCCCCTTTGCCTGCAGCAGCCTGGGCAACCTGAGGCGGCATCAGCGCACCCACACAGGGCCTCCCACTCCTCCCTGCCCAACCTGTGGTTTCCGATGCTGTGCTCCACGACCAACCCGGCCTCCCAGTCCCACAGAGCAGGAAGGGACAATGCCCCGGCGAtcagaag ATGCTCTCATCCTCCCAGACCTGAGTCTCCATGTGCCACCAGGTGGTACCAGTTTCCTGCCAGATTGTGGGCAGCTGCGGGGTGAAGGGGAGGGTTTGTGTGGAACTGGATCAGAACCACTGCCAGAGCTACTGTTCCCTTGGACCTGCCGGGGCTGTGGACAAGAACTGGAGGAGGGTGAGGGCAGCAGGTTGGGAACTGCCATGTGTGGGCGCTGCATGCGAGGAGAGTCTGGAGGGGGTGGCAGTGGGGGGCCCCAGGGCCCTAGTGACAAAGGCTTTGCCTGTAGTCTATGCCCCTTTGCTACTCACTACCCCAACCACCTGGCCCGGCACATGAAGACCCACAGTGGTGAGAAGCCCTTCCGCTGTGCCCGCTGTCCATACGCCTCTGCGCATCTGGATAACCTGAAACGCCACCAGCGCGTCCACACAGGAGAAAAGCCCTACAAGTGCCCTCTCTGTCCGTATGCCTGTGGCAACCTGGCCAACCTCAAGCGTCACGGTCGTATCCACTCTGGTGACAAACCTTTTCGGTGTAGCCTTTGCAACTACAGCTGCAACCAGAGCATGAACCTCAAACGTCATATGCTGCGACACACGGGCGAGAAGCCCTTCCGCTGTGCCACCTGTGCTTACACCACAGGCCACTGGGACAACTACAAGCGTCATCAGAAGGTGCATGGCCATGGTGGAGCAGGAGGGCCTGGTCTCTCTGCCCCTGAGGGTTGGGCCCCACCTCATAGCCCACCCTCTGTCTTGAGCACTCGGGGTTCAGCCGCCCTGGGTGCTACTGGTAGCAGGGCTCTTCACACAGACTCACCTTGA
- the Snx17 gene encoding sorting nexin-17 isoform X2 has product MENRVGLNLLYAQTVSDIEHGWILVTKEQHRQLKSLQEKVSKKEFLRLAQTLRHYGYLRFDACVADFPEKDCPVVVSAGNSELSLQLRLPGQQLREGSFRVTRMRCWRVTSSVPLPSGGTSTPSRGRGEVRLELAFEYLMSKDRLQWVTITSPQAIMMSICLQSMVDELMVKKSGGSIRKMLRRRVGGNLRRSDSQQAVKSPPLLESPDASRESMVKLSSKLSAVSLRGIGSPSTDASASAVHGNFAFEGIGDEDL; this is encoded by the exons ATGGAGAACCGGGTTGGCCTGAACCTGCTTTATGCCCAG ACGGTGTCAGACATCGAGCATGGCTGGATCCTGGTCACCAAGGAGCAGCACCGACAGCTCAAATCTCTGCAAGAGAAGGTCTCCAAAAAGGAG TTCTTGCGGCTGGCCCAGACTCTGCGGCACTATGGCTATCTGCGCTTTGATGCCTGTGTGGCTGACTTTCCGGAGAAGGACTGCCCTGTTGTGGTCAGTGCAGGCAACAGTGAGCTCAGTCTCCAGCTGCGACTCCCAGGCCAGCAGCTCCGTGAAGGCTCTTTCCGGGTCACCCGAATGCGGTGCTGGCGGGTCACCTCCTCT GTGCCACTCCCCAGTGGGGGTACAAGCACTCCAAGCCGGGGTCGGGGTGAGGTACGCCTGGAACTGGCTTTTGAATACCTCATGAGCAAGGACCGGCTACAGTGGGTCACCATCACCAGCCCACAG gCTATCATGATGAGCATCTGCCTGCAGTCCATGGTAGATGAGCTGATGGTGAAGAAGTCTGGGGGCAGTATCAGGAAG ATGCTGCGTCGGAGGGTGGGGGGCAACCTGAGACGTTCAGACAGCCAGCAAGCAGTGAAGTCCCCACCATTGCTC GAATCACCAGATGCCAGCCGGGAATCCATGGTCAAACTCTCA AGTAAACTGAGTGCGGTGAGCTTGCGGGGAATTGGCAGTCCCAGCACAGATGCCAGTGCCAGTGCCGTCCACGGCAATTTCGCCTTCGAGGGCATTGGAGATGAGGATCTGTAA
- the Snx17 gene encoding sorting nexin-17 codes for MHFSIPETESRSGDSGGSTYVAYNIHVNGVLHCRVRYSQLLGLHEQLRKEYGANVLPAFPPKKLFSLTPAEVEQRREQLEKYMQAVRQDPLLGSSETFNSFLRRAQQETQQVPTEEVSLEVLLSDGQKVLVNVLTSDQTEDVLEAVAAKLDLPDDLIGYFSLFLVREKEDGAFSFVRKLQEFELPYVSVTSLRSQEYKIVLRKSYWDSAYDDDVMENRVGLNLLYAQTVSDIEHGWILVTKEQHRQLKSLQEKVSKKEFLRLAQTLRHYGYLRFDACVADFPEKDCPVVVSAGNSELSLQLRLPGQQLREGSFRVTRMRCWRVTSSVPLPSGGTSTPSRGRGEVRLELAFEYLMSKDRLQWVTITSPQAIMMSICLQSMVDELMVKKSGGSIRKMLRRRVGGNLRRSDSQQAVKSPPLLESPDASRESMVKLSSKLSAVSLRGIGSPSTDASASAVHGNFAFEGIGDEDL; via the exons ATGCACTTTTCCATTCCTGAAACCGAGTCCCGCAGCGGGGACAGCGGCGGCTCCACCTACGTG GCCTATAACATTCACGTGAATGGAGTCCTGCACTGTCGTGTGCGCTACAGCCAGCTCCTGGGGCTGCACGAGCAG CTTCGGAAGGAGTATGGGGCCAATGTGCTTCCTGCATTCCCCCCAAAGAAGCTTTTCTCTTTGACGCCTGCAGAGGTAGAACAGAGGAGGGAACAGTTAGAGAAGTACATGCAAGCTG TTCGGCAAGATCCATTGCTTGGGAGCAGTGAGACCTTTAATAGCTTTCTACGTCGGGCCCAACAG GAGACACAACAGGTCCCCACAGAGGAGGTTTCCTTGGAAGTGTTGCTCAGTGACGGACAGAAAGTTCTGGTCAATGTGCTAACTTCTGACCAGACGGAAGACGTCCTGGAG GCCGTGGCTGCAAAGCTGGATCTTCCAGATGACTTGATCGGATATTTTAGTCTCTTCCTTGTTCGAGAAAAAGAAGATGGCGCCTTTTCTT TTGTACGGAAGCTTCAGGAGTTTGAGCTGCCTTACGTATCTGTCACCAGTCTTCGGAGTCAAGAGTATAAGATCGTGCTCAGAAAGAG TTACTGGGACTCTGCCTATGACGACGATGTCATGGAGAACCGGGTTGGCCTGAACCTGCTTTATGCCCAG ACGGTGTCAGACATCGAGCATGGCTGGATCCTGGTCACCAAGGAGCAGCACCGACAGCTCAAATCTCTGCAAGAGAAGGTCTCCAAAAAGGAG TTCTTGCGGCTGGCCCAGACTCTGCGGCACTATGGCTATCTGCGCTTTGATGCCTGTGTGGCTGACTTTCCGGAGAAGGACTGCCCTGTTGTGGTCAGTGCAGGCAACAGTGAGCTCAGTCTCCAGCTGCGACTCCCAGGCCAGCAGCTCCGTGAAGGCTCTTTCCGGGTCACCCGAATGCGGTGCTGGCGGGTCACCTCCTCT GTGCCACTCCCCAGTGGGGGTACAAGCACTCCAAGCCGGGGTCGGGGTGAGGTACGCCTGGAACTGGCTTTTGAATACCTCATGAGCAAGGACCGGCTACAGTGGGTCACCATCACCAGCCCACAG gCTATCATGATGAGCATCTGCCTGCAGTCCATGGTAGATGAGCTGATGGTGAAGAAGTCTGGGGGCAGTATCAGGAAG ATGCTGCGTCGGAGGGTGGGGGGCAACCTGAGACGTTCAGACAGCCAGCAAGCAGTGAAGTCCCCACCATTGCTC GAATCACCAGATGCCAGCCGGGAATCCATGGTCAAACTCTCA AGTAAACTGAGTGCGGTGAGCTTGCGGGGAATTGGCAGTCCCAGCACAGATGCCAGTGCCAGTGCCGTCCACGGCAATTTCGCCTTCGAGGGCATTGGAGATGAGGATCTGTAA
- the Snx17 gene encoding sorting nexin-17 isoform X1: MHFSIPETESRSGDSGGSTYVAYNIHVNGVLHCRVRYSQLLGLHEQLRKEYGANVLPAFPPKKLFSLTPAEVEQRREQLEKYMQAVRQDPLLGSSETFNSFLRRAQQETQQVPTEEVSLEVLLSDGQKVLVNVLTSDQTEDVLEAVAAKLDLPDDLIGYFSLFLVREKEDGAFSFVRKLQEFELPYVSVTSLRSQEYKIVLRKSYWDSAYDDDVMENRVGLNLLYAQTVSDIEHGWILVTKEQHRQLKSLQEKVSKKEFLRLAQTLRHYGYLRFDACVADFPEKDCPVVVSAGNSELSLQLRLPGQQLREGSFRVTRMRCWRVTSSVPLPSGGTSTPSRGRGEVRLELAFEYLMSKDRLQWVTITSPQAIMMSICLQSMVDELMVKKSGGSIRKMLRRRVGGNLRRSDSQQAVKSPPLLESPDASRESMVKLSVSYRVGEVDCRGLTGCHPLTCFPPLLQSKLSAVSLRGIGSPSTDASASAVHGNFAFEGIGDEDL; encoded by the exons ATGCACTTTTCCATTCCTGAAACCGAGTCCCGCAGCGGGGACAGCGGCGGCTCCACCTACGTG GCCTATAACATTCACGTGAATGGAGTCCTGCACTGTCGTGTGCGCTACAGCCAGCTCCTGGGGCTGCACGAGCAG CTTCGGAAGGAGTATGGGGCCAATGTGCTTCCTGCATTCCCCCCAAAGAAGCTTTTCTCTTTGACGCCTGCAGAGGTAGAACAGAGGAGGGAACAGTTAGAGAAGTACATGCAAGCTG TTCGGCAAGATCCATTGCTTGGGAGCAGTGAGACCTTTAATAGCTTTCTACGTCGGGCCCAACAG GAGACACAACAGGTCCCCACAGAGGAGGTTTCCTTGGAAGTGTTGCTCAGTGACGGACAGAAAGTTCTGGTCAATGTGCTAACTTCTGACCAGACGGAAGACGTCCTGGAG GCCGTGGCTGCAAAGCTGGATCTTCCAGATGACTTGATCGGATATTTTAGTCTCTTCCTTGTTCGAGAAAAAGAAGATGGCGCCTTTTCTT TTGTACGGAAGCTTCAGGAGTTTGAGCTGCCTTACGTATCTGTCACCAGTCTTCGGAGTCAAGAGTATAAGATCGTGCTCAGAAAGAG TTACTGGGACTCTGCCTATGACGACGATGTCATGGAGAACCGGGTTGGCCTGAACCTGCTTTATGCCCAG ACGGTGTCAGACATCGAGCATGGCTGGATCCTGGTCACCAAGGAGCAGCACCGACAGCTCAAATCTCTGCAAGAGAAGGTCTCCAAAAAGGAG TTCTTGCGGCTGGCCCAGACTCTGCGGCACTATGGCTATCTGCGCTTTGATGCCTGTGTGGCTGACTTTCCGGAGAAGGACTGCCCTGTTGTGGTCAGTGCAGGCAACAGTGAGCTCAGTCTCCAGCTGCGACTCCCAGGCCAGCAGCTCCGTGAAGGCTCTTTCCGGGTCACCCGAATGCGGTGCTGGCGGGTCACCTCCTCT GTGCCACTCCCCAGTGGGGGTACAAGCACTCCAAGCCGGGGTCGGGGTGAGGTACGCCTGGAACTGGCTTTTGAATACCTCATGAGCAAGGACCGGCTACAGTGGGTCACCATCACCAGCCCACAG gCTATCATGATGAGCATCTGCCTGCAGTCCATGGTAGATGAGCTGATGGTGAAGAAGTCTGGGGGCAGTATCAGGAAG ATGCTGCGTCGGAGGGTGGGGGGCAACCTGAGACGTTCAGACAGCCAGCAAGCAGTGAAGTCCCCACCATTGCTC GAATCACCAGATGCCAGCCGGGAATCCATGGTCAAACTCTCAGTGAGTTACAGGGTTGGTGAGGTTGACTGCAGGGGCCTCACAGGCTGCCACCCTCTGACCTGCTTCCCACCTCTATTACAGAGTAAACTGAGTGCGGTGAGCTTGCGGGGAATTGGCAGTCCCAGCACAGATGCCAGTGCCAGTGCCGTCCACGGCAATTTCGCCTTCGAGGGCATTGGAGATGAGGATCTGTAA